In Quercus robur chromosome 11, dhQueRobu3.1, whole genome shotgun sequence, the sequence GGTCATCTGGATTAAAGTTGGAGCTAAAGCCTGTAGGGCTTTTCGGCCCTAATTTCATGCTTATAGCGGAGCTTAGTCTGGGTATACAAACAGATAACAAGGTAAGCCCATACGCCCTCATTCCAACCCTTTTTGGAAGAATGCCCTTTCTTGTAACCCAAATTGTAGTAATATGGCTTTCAATTATCTTGATTTTCCCCCTCACTAATCACTATTGGAAGGGTGTCCCTTCTTGGCTTTCAATGATTGTTaaaactcttcaattttttgaaatgctaACTGAATAATTATCTCTCTTTTTGGGATTTGGGGGTGTGTTGAGAGTgaattatctttttctttttcttttttgaatataaAACTTATGGACCTATAATCTAGTGGATTGAACCTAAATATTCTGAGACTAATGAACACACAACTCGAGAAAAAAGTTGTAGGCTTtgtaaactaaaagaaaaacacattatGTTAACAACCCAACAAATTAAAGTGTCAATCATATCATCATCTATACTCTCAAAAAGATTAGTCAAATTATAATTAGAGTTTTTCGTAAtcacttataaataaaaaaactcatctGATAAACACTTGATGTGTGGATTCAACACATGTCCATACCATGCACACTAAAATAACTAATCCATATAATTTGGAGTATCATGCATATGGTTCCTAATTATAACTATTTACAGAAAATTGACATtttcattcttaattttttttttttttagtattttcacTTTCTACGTGAATCTAGAAGTTGTTATATATTATAGGAGTAAAGTAAACAAGAATTGATACAAAGACAGTGTCATCCTATTTATATCTATAGTTGGCATTTTGCTTACAACAAAATCTCATGATTAAGTAGGTTCTAATttgctcaactggtaaaatctttaataattaaataagagagCTGAACTTCAATTCTTATTTACACACAAAACCGATTAGTATcttggtcaatttttttttttttcataattcgTGTGTTTAGACTTGGCAAAGAGATTAGTTGTACGGAAAGACGAAAatcaaaatgagagagagagagagagagagagagagagcgcatTAAATTGGTCGTGAAACATTATTACCCAAAGTGGTATCTCAAAAGCTTTGCATGGTTCTCAACTATGCgtaaatttaaccaaaatttacATAGAAGGCAACAAACAATCTTGAAGTAACAAATAATGCACCTTTAAGCTCAATAAACCATTTTCGTGATAGAAAACGGTAAGAAACACCAAAATCGAAACCAATCTCCGTCTTTATTAAGCAACATTCTATTATACTCTTCCCCACCACCTCTCTTCTCACCTCTCTGTCTCTGTACCCATTAAAATATAACAAAGCCTCAGATCCAAAGCAAAGCCTTAGTTAGGCGACCACTGCTCCACCACTGCACGTGCAGACCTTCCCTCTTTTCTCATTATCTTTATTCTTTTatgctttttattaaaaaaaacttttataaaagtcttttttctttttaataattctttcttttctgtacttTTAAAAGTGTTTAGAACCGAGAAGGCTGGAAACCCCACATGCAAATGAGACTGCTTTTGCTTGCATTGTATTTGACACGTGCGACAATGTGCACGTAcctgttttcttttgtttcagaCATTATAGTACAATACCCTCTCTCTGCCACTGATTCTAGCGAATGACAGAATTTATTTTGTCCACCCATGTTTAATGATCTAGGTTTGTAGCGCTCTGTGAGAGCCACCAAAACGCATTAAATacacaaagcataaaaaaaaaaaaaaagaaataaagcaaacaagaccaagaaaaattaaattaaattttgattcttttgtctatttgctcCACAATAGTACAACTTTACAAGCACTTCATATCCATATTCTGTAGAGTGAATCTGACCCCCCGCACTTTGTGTGCTCTAAAAAGAACCCACGACGGCCGACCTCATGCATATCAACTTCAAAACTCAAATGATTAAGAATTGCATCAAATTCACAAatatgattttaataaaatcctaatttcttttttgagttttacTGACTAATGTACTTAGGACGTgcattaataaactattttaaaaaattatttattttaaaaataaatacatgtcATTATCTTAATATATTCAGTATTACTGGATACTAGACTTAAACTTGAccatttttttgattttttttttcaattctccaTAATATTAACCAgacctttttttaattactatttcactgattattataattaaaaaatcaattttttgattttctttttagtttttacataaaatatttcaaaaaatagatgATTAATGTATACTCTAAGAGCATACATTAAccgaacatttttttttttaattattgttattactatttcactaattattataattaaaaaactcaGTTTACTTTTTGACAGTTGGTTCCAAGACTAAGTAAAAATTGTGATTAAAGGTACAAACAACAATTAGTGGAAACATCAAATTATTCTGTAGGGTAAagcattacaatttttttggctTGTTTAAACGTCTATTCGCCTCGTTTCCTTTTGTGGCTTGTGTCATGCATATACAGTGTGTGCTGAAGTGAAAGCTTCAATGATAGAGAGTGGATTGTGGTAGGCCTTATTTGCAGACTCACAATATAAGCCTTATAATTCTAGGGTTTGTTAACATTTCATTTTTTGGGTCTTacttgaaaaaaattgttaaaaaaattaccaaaaaagataaaaaaattatcaaaatctaTCAAAAAGCCGCCCAAAAATCTGAAAAACTGCCAAGAATTGTGTTGTTAACGGTGCCCCGTAATACAACCCATAATTCTAAGCTTGTTTTATTCAGAGCTGAGAATTGGAGCTTTTTATTCGTGGTCCCAACaatcaaaagaatcaaaatccCGTTATTGGGAGAATATTACAAAACAGTCTCAAATCATTGGGGGGGGAAAAGAAAGTGAAGGATAAGAAAATCAGGTACGAACGCaaaaaagcaaaactgaaaaggAAATCTGTCTAAAAACAGCCAAAACATAAAATTCTATCAATTGTACgaaatcaaatcaaacccatcaatgcacaaagtatatgaatccaaaaataagattaaaattCACTGATTATTATTACTGTACTAAGAAATAGATTCAAGTAGAAATAGAAGCTTCTATTTTTTTCACTATTGTAGGACAAagcttcgttttttttttttccttacataGTACTCTAGTGGAAAAAGAGAAAGCtgtacaataataataaatctaaaacCACCTTCCACTACCACCTAAACCCAATTGCATGCAACTCTCTGTGCTAACCAGTGACTTTAGcaaatctctctttctcttactCTTACAGTCTCACTCTCTCATGGCTTCAAAGGAATCCACTGGTAACGACCCTCCAATGGCACATCCTTCACAATGTCATAGTTGTAGctgcaattttaaaaaattatttaaaaaaataaaaaagttgttagTTAGTTAGAATTTGATTCCTCTCTCAGCTAATGTGCTTCTATAGTGAACCCTCTTATCCTGCGCaccctctcttcttttttctaaaaaacacagaaaatgagagagagctagagagactCACTTCTCTGCGAATCGCTTTTGCTCGCGCTTTTCTGCAAATGCGAAGAAATCGTCGATCTCTTCTTTCGGTGGCATCTTCGCCGGAGGATGATTCTTCGTCGCCGCCGGCGAGTCCATTTCGTCTGATTCTACACAGAGCGAGCTCAATGGTGTGGCTTCTCTGCTAAATaggaagtagaagaagaagaagcttaaAGAAGTAAGAATCGAACGGTTACGAAacgtttggtttggttttgaatttgaacaatttgagagagtgagagagagagagataaatgaACCtgaatttgttgttgttgttgtttatgtaCGTTGTTGAGTCAACGGTTTCGAAACTCTTGGCCTGAAATGCACATTCAAGAAgcgtaaataaaaaataaaaaataaaaaataaagcgtAAATAAATACGAAATATAAATGCATTCATTGATAGTATAAGCAATTAAAATTGAGTACTGGAATTTCAGCTCAAGTAAGCCTAAATTGACAATTTcgaattcttaatttttttttttttttaaaaaaaaattcattgcttttgctgtttttttttttttctttttctttttctttttctcagcaaccaaacggAGAGTAACAGAGACAAAATCTCTCAGAAATTCACCAGATCTATGAGGCTGAAGCCATCCCTGACGACCTCGCTCGACTCATTGCTAGAGCAACAAGAAACAGGAAACTGGTCCATACAGAAGCTCGTGCACAAATCACCGGCGTTCATTACTCCGCCGGAATTCACAGTCTTCTCCGGCgaatcaaaacaaaaacgaGCGTCGTGGAGTTCCACATCCGAAGAAGTCAAGCCAATGATTCTCCTTTTCTTCGAGACCGCCATGGTTGTGCTTGAGCCAGAGCCAGAACCATCCACCACCGCAATTCGCTTAAAATTTCTCACACAATcgcccatctctctctctctctcacactgtACGcactctcaaatctcaattctctctcttacttttttttttataaaaaaatttaattaattttttcgtTTTGTTCGTGGGTTTGCTATATTTGTGTTCTTGAAAAAGATGAAAGGGAAAGATTGTGAGTGCGTCTGTGAGAGTCAGAGAAGATGTTGATGTTGAGGTTGAGGTTGAGAAAGGTGACTTTTTATGAGATTTAAATTGACGGTTGAGATTTGATGCTAAAAGTGCGGGTGGGTTTGTTACTACGAGTTTGTTACCGTTTTGGAATATAGGTGTGGTCCTGAACCtgagtgaaaaaagaaaagaaaagagagaatcgGGAGGAACGGTGGGTGCTGTGCTGCTGTTTTGGGAGTGAAGAAGCTGTCACCAAAGATCTGGCTGTTGAAGGATCCCAGGTTCATACCTTCATTCTCGTAGTAGTCGTGGCTTAATCTTATAATATACCGCTCACACGTTCAAACGCTTCGTTTTTCcactatttatttcttttcaatgCTTTGTCCCccttttcttaaattttttgttcttaataAATAGATAGAGTAAATAGTAGTAACTACCAAGtttaaaaacacacaaatacacttattaaattcaatatgaggttttaaaattcaaaccaattaaaacaattcttttttatagactggaaaaaaaatttattcccaatgcaaatatatatataaataggaaACACATTATATTCAAGttgtcaaaacaaaaaatttatgctacttctttttattctctctcatagttttttgttgttgttgagaaacCTCTCTCACAGTTAAATGAATTCTTATTGGATAAGAGATGAGATGTAAGATGTattattaagtaaaaaattaaaatagataaaagtaacttttttaagtgttgaatgctaaatttttttagcaaaccAAATGTTAATGCTTGACGGAAGCAAAATAATGGGGCATCCTAAACCAGTTAAAAGaatttgtaatttataaaactatttacATATGTAATATAAATAAGAGTCACATGattaattaaaaatgttatataactaaaaaaatggtAGGTGGTCATTTCACCCACCACATTGGAGGTTGGAGTTTCCTCCTCATTGGTTTAGagttaacttctttttttattattttttaattttttaattttttaattcaattaaataaagtatttgaattcaattggaaaaattaatatattgcAATTAAAGTTTTGTACTTTAAGTTTTATCATTTACTAAGTGGTCAGTATGTAAATGtaacatataaaacaaaactttGTACTAAACCATAACTTctttaaatatttcattttttctattaaaaaaaattatactcaaACTATGTACGAAATGATGCATTCTCCTTTGAGATTGTATAAAtgaatacaaatatttttaaatatggaATATTTCATTAGGCTTCATGAGATGAGAAGACGCACGTATTTGTTCTATGTATACAAATCTTTAGAGGGTGTATCATTTCGTCCATAATTTGGGAGTGTGTTATTTCATGAGATTTTAAGAGatattactatattttttcccaaatagaaaaacctggattttttttttaaaacaaaatagaaattctactttagcctaaatatatatatatgtgtgaacctccttcttagagacttgaatccTGAACCTTACCCTCACACTCtataagcatttatacttgtaaagCTTCATCCTGAATTATTTATAGATATCCATATTTAAGAATGGTAACAAAGTCGAgtttgagaatgaaaaaaaaaaaatatatatatatatatatatttatttaaactcaaaccatctaaatattttacataCCAAACCTATTAAATTTGAGAAATCATCCCAAGCCCGTCtcatttatatttgataaaTCCAAACTAGTAATAGACCTGTTGGTTTACCTTATCATGAGTCAGATCAAATGGTTCAAATCAAATTGTTTAGTCTAAGATTAAGGATacgtttggataccgcttattttgctgaaaactgaatactgaaaataataaaaaaatattttttggttattgttCATTAATGAAATCACTGTGCATTTCCCtaattgcactgttcatgtcccatgaacagtgcaagaggcgttggatttaaaaaaaaaaaaaaaacacaaacgcaGGAATTATAATTCCTATCCAAACGCTTTCTAAATGTCTAAAATACCATTTAACAAATTTTACCATTAGTATGCATTTTTACACTAGATTAAAGAACTAAACAATAActtaagagagaaaagagagtcataatttttagtataaaaCAAATACCTAATTGTTTTTAGGgcatttactaaaaaaaaaaaaaaagaagagttttTGGGGGCAATAGCtaacttatttgtttttaagcGTAGCCCTCATCTATACTCTGATAGTTCTTACCTCAAAAAGGAATCCAAAGCCAGTATACCGTGAATCTAGTACAAGTAGTGTAACATCGGAGATGAACATACAGCGAAAATTAAGGAATACGCCGACTGGTATCTGAATGGAAATTATTACACCCACTGGGAGTATCTTCCAAGTTCCAATAATTTGTTCCATCTTTAGTTTGcccaagaagaaaaatacatggccttttttaaataaataaaaaaagattcaaagaggccaaaaaaaacaaagatagcTTCAGTGGTTAAAGCTATAATTAATGAGTTTCGTTAATGGTTGCATTAGAGtatttatgaattatgaattgactactttagaaaattttaatactaattttataagaaatataaaaaaaattggttacttttttttttcttatgaaaaGTTTTTAGAATTAATGTATTTATGGTATCcgttaactctttttttatcttatatttaaTGAGTAGGAATAATGGTAATGCATTTGATgtaatttttgccaaaataaTTATCCCATCTTAAGGGTAGCTTCCTAGCTAACTGGTGAGAAACCATTTGATAGTCTTTGCAGCAACATTTTTCACATTTCAAACACACTTACATACATTTTCACACgctttttcatccacacgtatatcaaagagagatgctacgtctacaacatttttacaacaaatcacaagtgattagttgttattggttcaaatttgaaactaatactaagattacttttttgccattacttttttgtccttacaataacaactagtaacaacctgcaacttaggatttattataaaaatgttgtaaaaatattatacatatatcatttctcatatcaaaaacactcaaacaacattatttaaattcttttacCAAACGCCCCTTATTTCTGGGATGAAATGAGAGATTTTACGCTTGACTTGACGGTGCTCAACAAAGTCCAGCGAATTGTAAGCTTGAGGCATGTCCTTTGTGCATTGTCCAGCCCAGATGGCATAGAGaagataaacaaaaatgatgggTGCTTGTGATTATGAGTAAGTTACAACTCCTCAGAGGTGAGGTTCAAACTTCAAGAGTGACAACGAATTAACGTACTTTCTTTCAGTTCTGGCTTTGAGACTGTCACTAATTACTAATtattaagagcattagcattggagaatgctaatgctatatctaagggaaatttagaattttaagcCCCAAAACCATCTGCATTGGAGAATGCTAAACGgtagtattgcaaa encodes:
- the LOC126706706 gene encoding cyclin-dependent kinase inhibitor 7-like isoform X2 — translated: MGDCVRNFKRIAVVDGSGSGSSTTMAVSKKRRIIGLTSSDVELHDARFCFDSPEKTVNSGGVMNAGDLCTSFCMDQFPVSCCSSNESSEVVRDGFSLIDLAKSFETVDSTTYINNNNNKFREATPLSSLCVESDEMDSPAATKNHPPAKMPPKEEIDDFFAFAEKREQKRFAENYNYDIVKDVPLEGRYQWIPLKP
- the LOC126706706 gene encoding cyclin-dependent kinase inhibitor 7-like isoform X1, giving the protein MGDCVRNFKRIAVVDGSGSGSSTTMAVSKKRRIIGLTSSDVELHDARFCFDSPEKTVNSGGVMNAGDLCTSFCMDQFPVSCCSSNESSEVVRDGFSLIDLAKSFETVDSTTYINNNNNKFSREATPLSSLCVESDEMDSPAATKNHPPAKMPPKEEIDDFFAFAEKREQKRFAENYNYDIVKDVPLEGRYQWIPLKP